The genomic stretch GCCGGGGCGATCGGATAAGAGCGATCGAGTTGCGCTTCTTTGGATCCACGCTCCACCTCGAAACTCTGAACGGTGATGTCGGTGTGTAAACCAATGACCCATTTTTCGTGCAGGTGATAATTATAACCGATCGACCAAACGGGGAGTGCCACGCCTCTTCCCTGACCTTCTGCCAAGTTCAAAGCCTTGGGAATAAACACATGACCCAGCATGATCATCACCCGGTTTTTCTCCGGGTATATAGGGAGGATTTCAATCTGCTCTTGCTCGGATTGTCCGACCCATAAAATCGGAAGCAAAAGGAGAAAAACAATTAGTTTTTTCATGGGTATGTAATCAAATTCAGGCGGCTGCTGAAGGTCATTTTTTAGTCTCGCAAAGGTGATTAAATTTACTCAAAACCACTTGCCATGAAAGACAAGGTGCAACAAAACGGCCCCAACTCAGCCGTTTATGGATTGAGCTTCGTAGAGGCCGTGATCTATTACATTCCCGCTGCGACCGGATTCCGGTCCGGTGTGGTCGGATTTTTAAAAGCCATCGTTTGGCCTGCGTTCTTGGTGTTTGAGGCCCTAAGGGCCATACACGGTTGAATCGGATGTCGCTTATTGCGACATCATGACACGCTTGGCTTCCAGCTCGAGGTTGCGGTAAGGTTCGCTTTCGACCGTGACCCCAACGAACTGTATTTTTCCGCCTTCGAACTCACTCGGAGTCGGGTAGTACTCGCTAACCGCATCACCACTATCGTACCCGACGCAAAGGCCATCGCCCGATAATGTGAATTTCGCCGGCTGAGTCTTCATAGGACCTTCGGCCACGACCTCATCATCGATGTAGAGCTTCATGTAGCCATAATGCTCGCCGTACTCCCCGGTGGAATCGCGCTTGAATTCCATTCCGACCGTGAATTCACCAGCTCCGATCACCCGGTCCGACACGAAGTGCTGTTCGGGTTTGATGCCGAGGAAGTTGTACGTGTAGTGCAACTTACCGTCTTTGATAAAGAGGGCATGTCCACCGAAGCGCGAGCCGTGGGCAAAAATAACTCCGGAGGCATCCGACTCGAGCTCTACGTTGGAAAGAATCTTGTAGTCGCGTCCGCGAACGTTTACGGCGACCGCTTCGGGCACCGCTGAGGTATTTAGATAGTAAATGTATCGTTCGCGTGGTGGCTCTTGTGCCGGACGCTCCGTGGTGAGCAGCTCAGCAGCGGAGCGATCGTCCAACGGCAATACTTTATTCTTTTTGGCTTCATCGAACCAGAGATCAATGAGTTCTTGAAGTTTCTCTGGATTCTCCTCGGCGAGGTTGTTTGACTCCGAGCGGTCCACATCCACATGATAGAGCTCCCATTCATCTTCGTCAAAGTTTCCTTTTCCGGTCAGAGGAGCATGCACGGCAACGGCTTCCCAGCCGTTGTGCCATATACCGCGCATTCCCAACATAGTGTAGTACTGGGTTTCTTTTTGGGTTGGAGCCTCGGGTTCCGCATCAAAAGTATAGGCCATGGAGACTCCTGAAAGGGGGGGTGCTCAACGCCATTAAAAACCTCTGGCATATCGATACCGCAAACTTCGAGGAGGGTCGGTACAGTGTCTACACTGTGGTGATACTGGTGGCGAATTTCGCCCCGTGCCTTGATTCCGGCCAGCCAAGAAATCACGAGCGGATCATTGGTTCCGCCCGCGTAATTAGAATAGCGCTTGAACATCTTGAAAGGTGCGCTGAAAGCAGAAGCCCGGCCAGTCGGAAAGTGGTTGTAGGTCTCGGGGCCGCCCAGCACTTCCATATACTTGAGGTTCTCGCTTAATTCATCCGGATATCCGTTGAAGAACTTGTTCTCATTCACAGAACCGTTTGGTGACCCTTCACCGGAGGCGCCGTTATCAGCCGCATAAATGACAATGGTATTTTCGAGTTGATTCGTTTCTTCGAGGTAGTCGATCACACGACCGATCTGAACATCGGTGTACTCCGAAAACCCAGCGTAAACCTCGGCCATACGCGAAAAGAGCTTTTTCTCGTCGTCGTTGAGTGATTCCCACGGGCGAACGTAATCGGCCGGATTAGCCATGTCTTCAGGCATCGGGTTCATTTCGGTATTCACCGAACCCTCGGGCAATATGCCGCGTTCGATCATGCGCTCGACTACCCAATCGCGGTAGGCATCGTAACCGTCGTCGAACATACCCTCGTACTTGGCGATACATTCTTCAGGTGCGTGATGGGGCGCGTGATTCGCTCCGGGGCAAAACCACATGTACCATGGCTTTGATGGGTTGGTCGATTTTTGATCGCGCAACATTTGGATCGCCTGATCGGCCGGGTTCTTACTCAAGTGGTACCCTTCTTCCGGGCCGTAAGGGGGCTCTATGAAGCTATTGTCGCGAACGAAATCCGGATACCAGTTATTGGTTTCTCCTCCGATGAAGCCATAAAAACGATCGAATCCGATCGAAGTGGGCCAACTGGCTCTGCTTCCTCCGGGGGCCACGTCCGTTTCAGGAACGTTGTGGTTTTTACCCGGCCAAAAAGTACTGTATCCATTTTCGCGAATGATCTCTGCAAAGGCTGCGCAGTCATCGGGCACATTCCCGTTAGACCCCGGATAACCGTCGGCTGTTTCCGTAATGGCGGCCATACCGTTGAGGTGGTGGTTGCGACCCGTTAAAATGGTTGAACGCGTGGGAGAGCAAAGTGCCGTAGTATGCCACTGCGTTTAGGTGAGCCCGTTTGCGGCCAATCGATCGAGCGTGGGCATATTGATTCGCCCACCGTAGGGCGACCAAGCTCCCAACCCGGTATCGTCGTACAAAACGAACAGAATATTGGGCGAGCCTTCGGGTGCCCGCTTTGGCGTGTAAGCACTCCAATCGGATTCAGAATCGCGTATGTCGAGGGCGATTTTTCCGTTGAAATCATCGTCGGACTTTGCCGAAGTTTCGGAATCGTCAGCAGGTGTGGTACACCCACTAAATGTTGCGGTGAGGAGAATGAGAGCGGCGGTAAGCACGGAAAGTGGTTGGCGCCAAAAGGAGGAGGTTAACATGTACCCATGAGTTAGTCAGGAGATGACAATGTAGAATAATCTCCAAAAACTCGAGGCCGTTTACTTTAATTTAATGCCCTACGGGCAGATGAACAACTTGCTTGGTTTCAAAGAACTCCTCGGAAAAAAAGGAGCTCAAGGGCGTTAGCGTGGCCTTTGGAAAAGGAGCCAGCTCTTCGCTAAGGTCGCCGCCTTTGAGGTAGAGAATGCCGTTGGCTAGTTGGTGTTTGCTTTCGGCCAGAATCTTTTTCCGCACCCACGGCACAAAGGCATCCATGCGGGTTACGGCTCTGCTCACCACAAAATCGAATTTATCCTTGACCTTTTCGGCCCGTTGATGCACGGCGGTCACGTTCGCAAGCTCGAACTCATCGGCGATCGCATTCACTACCTTGATCTTTTTACCGATCGAGTCGACCAATCGAAACTCGGTATCGGGGAACATAATGGCCAGTGGAATTCCCGGGAAGCCCCCACCCGTGCCTACGTCGAGCACCTTAGCTCCGGGGTTGAATTTTAGCACTTTGGCGATTCCCAGCGAATGCAGCACGTGGCGTTCGTAAAAGTGCTCGGTATCCTTGCGCGAGATCACGTTGATCTGGGCGTTCCACTCTAGGTAAAGAGCCAAAAGCTGGCCGATCTTTGAGTGCTGATCGCTATCGACTTCCGGGAAATAATGAAAAATGCGTTCGGCTTTCACAAAGACGAAGATCGAAATATACTCTCAAGGAGTCCACGTGCGCGCGACAATTTCGCCTTCAGGCTGCCCAGAGGCATATCGAGTTCAGTGCTGATCTCTTCGTAAGACCGCTCTTGCAGGTAGCGCATCTCAACGAGTTGGCGATAATGCGGTTTCAGCTGATTTATCACTTCGCGCACAGCGCTGTGACGCTGTTTTCTTATCAATTCCTCTTCAGGGGATAATCCGGCCGCAGGCCGCCCCAATAAAACCCACCGCAAAGTATCGCCTATGCGTTCGTCGTCGAACCTGACCACCACTCCTTTTTGGGCGCGGTGCAGATCGGTGAGACTATTTTGACCGATGCGAAACAGCCAAGTCGAAAAAGCGTGTTGATCGTCGTAACTCGAAAGGCCTTGTAATGCTTTGGTAAAGGCCATAATGGTAGCATCTTCGGCGTCTTCCGGGCACTGGGTTCGGCTTTGCAGGTGGCGGTAAAGAGGCTCCCAGAATCGTTGCACCAAGTGTGCTTTGGCTTGTTCGTCGCCCGACCGGGCCAGGGCGATGAGTTCGTTCTCGTTTTCGTGGGAATCAGGTTGGTGCATTCCAGTTTTTTCGCGGGCGAAGGGACCCGAGGCCCCAAAGAAACATAAATCCGAGCAGAATCGGCGTAAGGTACCAACGTTTCCAGAGCAGGCTTGTTTTGCCAATGGCCTTATAAAATGGATAGCGGAGCAGGGTGCTCATGATGGCGTAGGCCAACGACAACATCAGCGACAGCAACACATACGGACTATAAAAGCAGCCGCCGAGGAGACCGATCCAGAAGCTCACTTGGGCCCCGTGAAAGAGGGCAAGGTAGATCAGGGAGCGCGGGTCGTACCGGCGGCCTGTTTCGGCGTGACGCATTTTTTGGCGGAGCCATTCGGCCCGGGTTTCGGGCGCAATGCTCACGGAATGCGATTGAATGCGCCAGCGAAGCGAAACGTCGGAAAGGTTACGCCGCTGTAGCAACAGATCGTCGTCGCCGCTCAGGACATCGGCATCGGCCCGCAAGTCGTCGGCCATGGTGCTCCACCGTCGGTAGGCCCAGTTGCGTCCCACGGCCATGTAAGGTTTGGCCCTACGGGCCGATGAAAGGTACAGCATCGCCGTTTGGGCCGTTTCGGTTTGAATAAGATCGCTGAGCAGGCCGGGCCTCTTTTCGTAATCGCCATAACCCAACACCGCCGGGGTG from Flavobacteriales bacterium encodes the following:
- a CDS encoding sigma-70 family RNA polymerase sigma factor: MHQPDSHENENELIALARSGDEQAKAHLVQRFWEPLYRHLQSRTQCPEDAEDATIMAFTKALQGLSSYDDQHAFSTWLFRIGQNSLTDLHRAQKGVVVRFDDERIGDTLRWVLLGRPAAGLSPEEELIRKQRHSAVREVINQLKPHYRQLVEMRYLQERSYEEISTELDMPLGSLKAKLSRARGLLESIFRSSSL
- a CDS encoding glycosyltransferase, with product MLPLLTISIIILGTYDFLFFATLQSEPLVHEPQSWPQVSILTCVKDNEEGLRRLAARLATQSYGAEVQWVVVDDGDSLGPNFDPRLPYNFTLTIVVLKDKELPGKKGAVLAGWEQVQHDLILSIDADCVPRTNQWIRELIRPLTGGTPAVLGYGDYEKRPGLLSDLIQTETAQTAMLYLSSARRAKPYMAVGRNWAYRRWSTMADDLRADADVLSGDDDLLLQRRNLSDVSLRWRIQSHSVSIAPETRAEWLRQKMRHAETGRRYDPRSLIYLALFHGAQVSFWIGLLGGCFYSPYVLLSLMLSLAYAIMSTLLRYPFYKAIGKTSLLWKRWYLTPILLGFMFLWGLGSLRPRKNWNAPT
- a CDS encoding sulfatase-like hydrolase/transferase, with amino-acid sequence MLTGRNHHLNGMAAITETADGYPGSNGNVPDDCAAFAEIIRENGYSTFWPGKNHNVPETDVAPGGSRASWPTSIGFDRFYGFIGGETNNWYPDFVRDNSFIEPPYGPEEGYHLSKNPADQAIQMLRDQKSTNPSKPWYMWFCPGANHAPHHAPEECIAKYEGMFDDGYDAYRDWVVERMIERGILPEGSVNTEMNPMPEDMANPADYVRPWESLNDDEKKLFSRMAEVYAGFSEYTDVQIGRVIDYLEETNQLENTIVIYAADNGASGEGSPNGSVNENKFFNGYPDELSENLKYMEVLGGPETYNHFPTGRASAFSAPFKMFKRYSNYAGGTNDPLVISWLAGIKARGEIRHQYHHSVDTVPTLLEVCGIDMPEVFNGVEHPPFQESPWPILLMRNPRLQPKKKPSTTLCWECAVYGTTAGKPLPCMLL
- the rsmG gene encoding 16S rRNA (guanine(527)-N(7))-methyltransferase RsmG — its product is MFHYFPEVDSDQHSKIGQLLALYLEWNAQINVISRKDTEHFYERHVLHSLGIAKVLKFNPGAKVLDVGTGGGFPGIPLAIMFPDTEFRLVDSIGKKIKVVNAIADEFELANVTAVHQRAEKVKDKFDFVVSRAVTRMDAFVPWVRKKILAESKHQLANGILYLKGGDLSEELAPFPKATLTPLSSFFSEEFFETKQVVHLPVGH